From a single Fusobacterium pseudoperiodonticum genomic region:
- the mnmE gene encoding tRNA uridine-5-carboxymethylaminomethyl(34) synthesis GTPase MnmE produces the protein MLLDTIAAISTPRGEGGISIVRMSGQDSLNILEKIFRAKNKKVSELKNYSINYGHIIDNEHIVDEVLVSIMKAPNTYTREDIVEINCHGGFLVTEQVLQVVLKNGARIAEIGEFTKRAFLNGRIDLTQAEAVIDVIHGKTEKSLSLSLNQLRGDLRDKIATIKKSVLDLAAHINVVLDYPEEGIDDPVPENLVDNLKKASAEIKDLISSYDKGKIIKDGIKTAIIGKPNVGKSSILNSLLREDRAIVTHIPGTTRDIIEEVININGIPLLLVDTAGIRNTDDIVENIGVEKSKELINSADLILYVIDTSREIDEEDFRIYDIINTDKVIGILNKIDIKKEIDLSKFPKIDKWIEISALSKIGIDNLEDEIYKYIMNENVEDSSQKLVITNVRHKSALEKTNEALLNIIETIDIGLPMDLMAVDIKDALDSLSEVTGEISSEDLLDHIFSNFCVGK, from the coding sequence ATGTTATTAGATACTATTGCTGCTATTTCTACTCCTAGGGGAGAGGGCGGAATTAGCATAGTTAGAATGTCTGGTCAAGATTCTCTTAATATACTTGAAAAGATCTTCAGAGCCAAGAATAAAAAAGTTAGTGAATTAAAAAACTATTCTATAAATTATGGTCATATTATTGATAATGAACATATAGTAGATGAAGTTTTAGTTAGTATTATGAAAGCACCTAATACTTATACAAGAGAAGACATTGTTGAAATAAACTGTCATGGGGGATTTCTTGTAACTGAGCAAGTCTTACAAGTTGTACTGAAGAACGGAGCAAGAATTGCTGAAATTGGAGAATTTACTAAAAGAGCTTTTTTAAACGGAAGAATAGATTTAACACAGGCCGAAGCCGTAATAGATGTTATACACGGAAAGACAGAGAAATCTCTGTCTTTATCTTTAAATCAGCTTAGAGGAGACTTAAGAGATAAGATAGCAACAATAAAAAAATCAGTTCTAGATTTAGCTGCACACATTAATGTAGTACTAGATTATCCTGAAGAAGGAATAGATGATCCTGTTCCAGAAAATTTAGTTGATAATCTAAAGAAAGCCTCAGCTGAGATAAAAGATTTGATTTCATCTTATGACAAGGGAAAAATTATAAAAGATGGAATAAAAACTGCTATTATAGGTAAGCCAAATGTAGGAAAATCAAGTATATTAAATTCTTTATTGAGAGAAGATAGAGCCATAGTAACTCATATTCCAGGTACAACAAGAGATATAATAGAGGAAGTTATCAATATAAACGGTATACCACTATTACTTGTGGATACAGCTGGAATAAGGAATACAGATGATATAGTTGAAAATATTGGAGTAGAAAAATCAAAAGAACTTATTAATAGTGCTGATTTGATTTTATATGTAATAGATACTTCAAGAGAAATAGATGAAGAAGATTTTAGAATTTATGACATTATCAACACTGATAAAGTTATAGGAATTTTAAATAAAATTGATATCAAAAAAGAAATAGATTTATCTAAATTTCCTAAAATTGATAAGTGGATAGAAATATCAGCACTTTCAAAGATAGGAATTGATAATTTAGAAGATGAAATCTATAAATATATTATGAATGAAAATGTGGAAGATAGTTCACAAAAATTAGTTATTACCAATGTTAGACATAAGTCTGCACTTGAAAAAACAAATGAAGCACTTTTAAATATTATTGAAACTATTGACATTGGACTGCCTATGGATTTAATGGCTGTAGATATAAAAGATGCTTTAGATTCTTTATCAGAAGTTACAGGAGAAATTTCAAGTGAAGATTTATTAGATCATATTTTTAGTAATTTCTGCGTAGGAAAATAA